From the Armatimonadota bacterium genome, the window CGCCCGCACGTAGCATCTCCGCCTCTGCTCGCTCGCCCAGCGCAAGGCTGAGCGCGTCAATCAGGATGGACTTGCCCGCGCCTGTCTCACCGGTGAGCACGTTCAAGCCCGGCTCGAAGCGCAGGTTCAACCGGTCGATGATGGCAATCTGTTCAACAGCAAGCTCAACGAGCATGGCTACACGTTGACCCTTTCTCCCCACAGCAGGCGGTCACGCAGTTTGGTGTAGAACTCGTCGGGGTCGAACACAATCAGATGGGTGTGCTCCTGAGCGCGGAACACATGCACCGCATCGCCGGAGCGCAGGCGCACGGTCTCTCCACCATCGGCTTGCAGATGGAAATCGCCATCGTCGGCGGTCACCACCACCTTCACCCGTTTCTCTGCAGGCAGTATCAGTGGGCGTGCGCTAAGCGTATGGGCGCATATCGGCGTCAACAGTAGCACCTCGCAAGCGGGGTCTACGATCGCCCCTCCTGCCGAGAGCGAGTAAGCGGTGGACCCCGTCGGCGTCGCCACCACCAGCCCATCAGCGGAATAGGTGGCAAGGAACGTATCGTTGACGAATGTCTGAAGTGTAATCATCCGGGCTACTGCGCCTTTGGTCACCACCACATCGTTGAGTGCAAGGGCGTCGCATATCGGCTCGTCGTTGCGGTAGGCAACTGCGCGCACCATCAGGCGTTTCTCGATAGTGTAATCTCCCGCCTGCACCCGGGCGATGGCGGTATGCAGGTCATGCGGTTTAATCTGTGCGATGAAACCGAACCGTCCCAGGTGCACGCCGAGGATGGGGATTTCACGTGGCGCGGCGAGGTGGCTGGCGC encodes:
- the nadK gene encoding NAD kinase, with protein sequence MIQRVGLIVHTDKPDALRFTREAVEWLQERGLQVNLEPDIARALNMPDCQCDEATLCESDLLIAVGGDGTILRASHLAAPREIPILGVHLGRFGFIAQIKPHDLHTAIARVQAGDYTIEKRLMVRAVAYRNDEPICDALALNDVVVTKGAVARMITLQTFVNDTFLATYSADGLVVATPTGSTAYSLSAGGAIVDPACEVLLLTPICAHTLSARPLILPAEKRVKVVVTADDGDFHLQADGGETVRLRSGDAVHVFRAQEHTHLIVFDPDEFYTKLRDRLLWGERVNV